The nucleotide sequence CTCCATTAAGTGAACAAGGATGTTCACATTTCCAATACCTTCTTCCCAGTGATGTCGCTTAAGAATAGAGCGAAGTTCACTGTATCCGTATTGGGAAAGGTCTTCACCAACAGGATAACCAACTGCTACAATATCATTTCGCAAAAAATCTTGCATATGGTTTGATCCATGTGGTAAAGGCCGAACAAGCCATACATTTTGTCTCTTCAAGGTGAGCACTCTCCCTAAAACAATATATTATTAATATGAAAATTCATATTAATAATAAGGAATGCTGCTGATATTGTCAATATGTGTCTTTAATTTATTTCCTCTATACAGTCAGGACTATTATTTTTTGCTGAATTTACTTTCGTAGAAACAGGATAAGCTGTCATCTCTTGGCTGTTATAAGGTATGAGATATTCCTTCAAGCTAGAAGGGTTAGTTTCAGAACGATTCAGCCATTTTGCTTCTTTATCTGTAGGTAAGATAACGGGCATTCGACTATGAAGTTCACTCATTAAATCATTCGGTTCAGTCGTTATAATTGTGCAGGAGTTTACTTGTTTTTCTGCTTGCTGCCACTTTGTCCACAGGCCTGCAAATGCGAATAAACCGCCATTCTTTAGCGTAATATAGTATGGTTGTTTCGTACTTCCTTCTTTTCTCCATTCATAAAACCCATCTGCAATTATTAAGCATCGCTTGTTAGCTAGAAGTGGTTTGAAGCTAGGCTTTG is from Bacillus tianshenii and encodes:
- a CDS encoding SOS response-associated peptidase; translation: MCGRFTLFHSLEQIIERFEIANANELSLSASYNIAPTEHVLTVINDGKNNRAGFLRWGLIPSWSKDPSIGNKMINARAESIDTKPSFKPLLANKRCLIIADGFYEWRKEGSTKQPYYITLKNGGLFAFAGLWTKWQQAEKQVNSCTIITTEPNDLMSELHSRMPVILPTDKEAKWLNRSETNPSSLKEYLIPYNSQEMTAYPVSTKVNSAKNNSPDCIEEIN